A stretch of DNA from Xiphophorus maculatus strain JP 163 A chromosome 8, X_maculatus-5.0-male, whole genome shotgun sequence:
GAGCTCAATAAACAGGCTTCTTGCTGCTTCCAGCAAGAGTCAAGAgttataaatacaaataattagCATTGTTCGTTCCACCTACCGGGGCAACAGAGGAGCATCACCTAGACTCATCATATATCAAGTCATTCTCATGTCTTACATCACACTTTCTGCTGTGCAAGTGCTACATTGAGTCAGCTAGATAtataaagtgtgtgtgttcagcacTGCATACCTCAGAGTAGCTTTCCTCCTCAGACCTCCTCCTCACTTGTTGTTACATGTGAGCAATAAACTACAGCTGCTCTATTGTTTCGTCAGCGTTGGAGCTACAGGAGCTGTCGAGGTTATCTTCAAGGACATGGCtgagcaaaacaaacttttacctCGTCCCATCTTCCGTAGAGATGTGACCTGGGAACCCTTCCCGAACTGGACCCAGCCAAGCCGCATCTTTGCTCAAGACTTTGGGCTCCCTCCTTTCCTGGAGCCCGGTGACATCGATTGGCTTGACTGGGCAAAGAAGAGGCTCTCTTCTTTCACCTGGCCGGGGTACATTCAGTCCCCTCTTCTGCCTCCATTGACCAGTCACCGTGGTGAACAGGACATACCACGGGTAACGTGTGGTGTGTCAGAGATCCAAACCGGGCAGAACTGCTGGAAAATCACCCTAGATGTCAATCACTTCACACCAGAAGAGATAACGATCACAACCAAGGACGGGTACTTGCAAATATCAGGTAAAgtattgctttatttaaaaatacatttctgagtAAATCTTTGctaaaattgcaataaaatattattcttaAACATTGATATTCTTTGAAAAATTGGTTTGTTGTCAAGGAACTCATGAAGAGAGGCGGGATAAGCATGGAGTGGTCTCAAGGTGCTTCAGTCGTAGATACAAGTAAGTTGTCTGACAGTATAATCCATTTCACACATTATACTGATTATTAGACCTGCTCATGAAACACAGTTGTTGACAAATGAACTATAAAAATCAAGTTAAAGAAGCAGGCAAAAACGAGAAAGAAGTATCAACAACTCAATAGGCTTTATATCTTTATATGTCAATAACATGCAgcaaatttttctttcattaacttTCCTCTCAGAAGCAAACTGTGTGgttgaataaaaattatttgaaatctAAATCTCTACTTGGATATGACTCAGATGATGAAAAGTATataacagacataaaaaaacaaactattactacattttttttggtttcactCAACAAAACAACCTCAAATGTGAAGCACTTCTGTTTGTTATATACTGACAAACTGTATCTGTTTAAGGTTGCCACAGGGGGCAGATTTGCAGCACATCAGTTCGGCGCTGTCTGATGGAGTCCTGTCTGTAGAGGCTCCCGTCTCCGGCACATCTGTCAGCAACGCATACAGTGAGATTGTTGTTCCAGTTCAGATCAAACAGACAGAAGATGGAGAGAAGTGAGCCAAAGACTCGGCtatgtaataaaagaaaaaataaatcaatcagcGTCAATCTTTTAATATGATTATTTACTAATATTGcgtgttttaaatattgtaacGTAAAAAGCATCTAgactattttaacatttttgtttttaaaattgaagaACTTAACCTAAATCTTTCCTCtttcaagcaaaaaaataatttagtttagttttctgACTTCTTTAGCAAAATTTGGGGtgaataatcatcaaaatgctactttgatataaaataatttacaaatgtaataataaaacgCTTCTggcatctaaataaaataaaaaaagattttttttataactgtggttcagtgtgtttgtattttctgtatttttgggtttttgcaAATAGGTCAACACCGACATCTAGAGGTCAAACCGAATACTACATCCAAGTGGTTCAAAAGCAAGAAAAGCGGAGGCTTCTGTTTAAAAGTTGTTTAGAAATACTATTTCATTGATCAGCACAAAATTAAAAGGCTTTCACACAACCTTTGCAACCATCTAAGGGAAGTTATCAAGCTTTCAGTCATCTGTGGTAACTGATATGTGTGGTATAATtctactattattatttttggtttcctACCATAAACACTAACCATTTACACCAATCAGTCATAAAATTGTGATCACTTACAGGCAAAGTCAATAACATTGATTATCTCTTCATCATGGCTCATGTTATTGGATGAGATATCGGCAGCATGTCAACATTTTCCCTCAGAACTGAGTTGCTAGACAAtcataaaaatgagaaagtgaAAGCATTTGATTGAGACTGGTAAAGGCCAAATTGTCAGTCAGTCTGGCCTCTTTTAGCAGGATTATGCACCctgctacaaaacaaaaacagcccaGGAATGGTTTGTTAAGCACCACAAGCATGAGGTGAT
This window harbors:
- the LOC102218819 gene encoding heat shock protein beta-1-like, with protein sequence MAEQNKLLPRPIFRRDVTWEPFPNWTQPSRIFAQDFGLPPFLEPGDIDWLDWAKKRLSSFTWPGYIQSPLLPPLTSHRGEQDIPRVTCGVSEIQTGQNCWKITLDVNHFTPEEITITTKDGYLQISGTHEERRDKHGVVSRCFSRRYKLPQGADLQHISSALSDGVLSVEAPVSGTSVSNAYSEIVVPVQIKQTEDGEK